One genomic window of Nocardioides daphniae includes the following:
- a CDS encoding type II 3-dehydroquinate dehydratase, with translation MSMSVLVLNGPNLGRLGRRQPEIYGTTTHAELAAQCMAWGHELGLRVEVRQTNHEGELLDWLNAAADEGTPVVLNAGAWTHYSLALYDACAQLEAPLVEVHISDPKARPEVFRHTSYVEPHAAATFAGHGVEGYRMALEHVAANSADHTGESGDQPHP, from the coding sequence ATGAGCATGTCCGTCCTCGTCCTCAACGGTCCCAACCTCGGACGGCTCGGCCGGCGTCAGCCCGAGATCTACGGGACGACCACGCACGCCGAGCTCGCAGCGCAGTGCATGGCGTGGGGCCATGAGCTGGGCCTGCGGGTCGAGGTGCGCCAGACCAACCACGAGGGCGAGCTGCTGGACTGGCTCAACGCGGCGGCTGACGAGGGCACCCCCGTGGTCCTGAACGCGGGCGCGTGGACGCACTACTCGTTGGCGTTGTACGACGCCTGCGCCCAGCTCGAGGCCCCGCTGGTGGAGGTGCACATCTCCGACCCGAAGGCACGACCCGAGGTCTTCCGGCACACGTCGTACGTCGAGCCGCACGCCGCCGCGACCTTCGCCGGCCACGGCGTGGAGGGCTACCGGATGGCCCTCGAGCACGTGGCCGCGAACAGCGCCGACCACACCGGTGAGTCCGGCGACCAGCCCCACCCCTGA
- the efp gene encoding elongation factor P: MASTNDLKNGMVLNLEGQLWAVVEFQHVKPGKGPAFVRTKLKNVESGKTVDKTFNAGTKVETANVDKRTMQYLYNDGNSYVFMDVQTYDQIEVSPESVGDAKNFLLENQEAIIATNEGRVLYVELPASVELLIAETEPGLQGDRSTGGTKPATLETGHVIQVPLFLTTGEKVKVDTRDSSYLGRVKN, from the coding sequence ATGGCAAGCACCAATGACCTCAAGAACGGCATGGTTCTCAACCTGGAGGGCCAGCTCTGGGCCGTGGTGGAGTTCCAGCACGTCAAGCCGGGCAAGGGTCCCGCGTTCGTCCGCACCAAGCTGAAGAACGTCGAGTCGGGCAAGACCGTCGACAAGACCTTCAACGCCGGCACCAAGGTCGAGACGGCCAACGTCGACAAGCGCACCATGCAGTACCTCTACAACGACGGCAACTCCTACGTCTTCATGGACGTGCAGACCTACGACCAGATCGAGGTCTCCCCGGAGTCGGTCGGCGACGCCAAGAACTTCCTCCTGGAGAACCAGGAGGCGATCATCGCCACCAACGAGGGCCGCGTCCTCTACGTCGAGCTCCCCGCCTCGGTCGAGCTGCTGATCGCCGAGACCGAGCCGGGCCTGCAGGGCGACCGCTCGACCGGCGGCACCAAGCCCGCGACCCTGGAGACGGGTCACGTCATCCAGGTTCCCCTCTTCCTGACCACCGGCGAGAAGGTCAAGGTCGACACGCGCGACTCGTCCTACCTCGGCCGCGTCAAGAACTGA
- the nusB gene encoding transcription antitermination factor NusB: protein MAARSKARKRALDILFASELRSQDPVEALEGAVADGEGPTNAYTGELVRGVQSHRRRIDEVLGQYAQGWTLDRMPAVDRNVLRIGVYELLYSEDVPGAVAVSEALALVRDLSTDESPTFVNGVLGAVMRDKADLV from the coding sequence ATGGCTGCCCGCAGCAAGGCCCGCAAGCGCGCCCTCGACATCCTCTTCGCCTCCGAGCTCCGCTCCCAGGACCCGGTGGAGGCCCTGGAGGGGGCCGTCGCCGACGGTGAGGGGCCGACCAACGCCTACACCGGCGAGCTGGTGCGGGGGGTGCAGTCGCACCGACGCAGGATCGACGAGGTGCTCGGGCAGTACGCCCAGGGGTGGACCCTCGACCGCATGCCGGCGGTGGACCGCAACGTCCTCCGCATCGGTGTCTACGAGCTGCTCTACTCCGAGGACGTGCCCGGGGCCGTCGCCGTCAGCGAGGCGCTCGCGCTGGTACGTGACCTCTCGACCGACGAGTCGCCCACCTTCGTCAACGGCGTGCTGGGCGCCGTGATGCGCGACAAGGCCGACCTGGTCTGA